A genomic window from Microbacterium sp. ET2 includes:
- the priA gene encoding bifunctional 1-(5-phosphoribosyl)-5-((5-phosphoribosylamino)methylideneamino)imidazole-4-carboxamide isomerase/phosphoribosylanthranilate isomerase PriA: MNDFASTPALTLLPAVDVAGGKAVRLTQGEAGSETNYGDPVDAALDWARQGAHWIHLVDLDAAFGRGSNAAVLRKVIKQVRGVQVEVSGGIRDDASLDAALESGAARVNLGTAALENPEWAADVIGRYGELVAVGLDVRGTTLAARGWTRDGGDLWTVLTRLESAGCSRYVVTDVTKDGTLRGPNLELLREMTTRTPKPVVASGGVSSLDDIAALRELVPLGVEGAIVGKALYAGAFTLREALDVAGH; encoded by the coding sequence ATGAACGATTTCGCGTCCACGCCCGCTTTGACCCTCCTCCCCGCCGTCGATGTGGCGGGCGGCAAGGCGGTGCGACTGACTCAGGGCGAGGCCGGCAGCGAGACCAACTACGGCGACCCCGTCGACGCAGCGCTGGACTGGGCGCGTCAGGGGGCTCACTGGATCCATCTCGTCGACCTCGACGCCGCCTTCGGCCGGGGGAGCAATGCCGCGGTGCTGCGGAAGGTCATCAAACAGGTCCGTGGTGTCCAGGTGGAAGTCTCCGGTGGCATCCGAGATGATGCCTCGCTCGACGCCGCGCTCGAGTCCGGCGCCGCCCGGGTGAACCTCGGTACGGCAGCGCTGGAGAACCCCGAGTGGGCGGCGGACGTGATCGGACGTTACGGCGAGCTCGTGGCGGTGGGCCTCGACGTCCGCGGCACGACCCTCGCCGCGCGCGGATGGACGCGCGACGGCGGCGACCTGTGGACGGTGCTGACGCGCCTCGAGAGCGCGGGGTGCAGCCGCTACGTCGTCACCGACGTCACCAAGGACGGAACGCTCCGCGGCCCGAACCTCGAACTGCTGCGCGAGATGACCACGCGCACCCCGAAGCCGGTCGTGGCGTCGGGAGGGGTGTCGAGCCTCGATGACATCGCCGCCCTTCGCGAGCTGGTCCCCCTCGGCGTCGAAGGTGCGATCGTCGGCAAGGCGCTGTATGCCGGTGCCTTCACCCTGCGTGAGGCGCTGGATGTCGCCGGACACTGA
- a CDS encoding SseB family protein has product MSPDTDPSRDHTGPADSAGVPWEGRAFQPNPHAGDDGRADPQLLAALEAFGRGDGDERAVVDAYRSARLLIPLIAEKGDEGVGAHGLAVDKTQELSIVSVAAPDGRRVLPVFTSVETMTRWDAAARPVPADGVRTALAVAAEDTELIVIDPGSPTEFVLRRPAVWAIAQSQPWEPSYISPEVYAGLRESVGSELAVIDFSLTPGDPTARLRGPELIVELQLVQGLDRGELDAVLARLAKRWAADDRVAVLVDSLTIKLGRGA; this is encoded by the coding sequence ATGTCGCCGGACACTGACCCGTCGCGCGATCACACCGGCCCCGCCGACTCGGCGGGCGTGCCGTGGGAGGGGCGTGCCTTCCAGCCCAACCCGCATGCCGGCGACGACGGCCGTGCCGACCCGCAGCTACTCGCAGCCCTCGAGGCTTTCGGACGGGGCGACGGCGACGAGCGCGCCGTGGTCGACGCCTACCGCTCCGCGCGGCTCCTCATCCCCCTCATCGCCGAGAAGGGCGACGAGGGGGTGGGTGCGCACGGTCTGGCCGTGGACAAGACCCAGGAGCTGTCGATCGTGTCGGTGGCCGCTCCGGACGGTCGACGCGTCCTCCCCGTCTTCACCTCCGTCGAGACCATGACGCGGTGGGACGCCGCCGCGCGCCCGGTTCCGGCGGACGGGGTGCGCACCGCCCTCGCCGTGGCCGCCGAGGACACCGAGCTCATCGTGATCGATCCCGGTTCGCCGACCGAGTTCGTGCTGCGCCGACCCGCCGTCTGGGCGATCGCGCAGAGCCAGCCCTGGGAACCCAGCTACATCTCGCCCGAGGTGTACGCCGGGCTTCGCGAGAGCGTGGGAAGCGAATTGGCCGTCATCGATTTCTCCCTCACCCCCGGGGATCCCACGGCACGGCTGCGGGGACCGGAGCTCATCGTCGAGCTCCAGCTCGTGCAGGGATTGGATCGCGGCGAGCTCGACGCCGTCCTGGCCCGCCTCGCAAAGCGGTGGGCAGCAGATGACCGCGTCGCCGTGCTCGTGGACTCGCTGACGATCAAGCTTGGTCGCGGCGCCTGA
- a CDS encoding DUF1844 domain-containing protein, translated as MDSRDHSAPAGDSRPARWEEQDAAASAATRDIADVPAVEVITTTAVHLMSAAAVKVGLADDPARQVDLDEARKLINALAGLITAGAPEISDMHARSLRDGLRSLQLAFREASVIPDPIGKGPGEKWTGPVT; from the coding sequence ATGGATTCCCGAGACCATTCCGCACCCGCAGGCGATTCCCGACCCGCCCGGTGGGAGGAGCAGGATGCCGCGGCGTCGGCGGCCACGCGAGACATCGCCGACGTTCCGGCGGTCGAGGTGATCACCACCACGGCGGTGCACTTGATGAGCGCCGCGGCCGTGAAGGTGGGCCTCGCGGACGACCCTGCCAGGCAGGTGGACCTCGACGAGGCCCGCAAGCTCATCAATGCCCTCGCCGGACTCATCACCGCCGGAGCTCCCGAGATCAGCGACATGCACGCCCGGTCGCTTCGCGACGGCCTTCGCTCGCTGCAGCTGGCGTTCCGCGAGGCATCCGTCATTCCCGACCCCATCGGCAAGGGACCCGGCGAGAAGTGGACGGGCCCTGTGACCTGA
- the infC gene encoding translation initiation factor IF-3, with product MPTATEEEFRISDPRTNERIRVPEVRLVGPNGEQVGVVRIEVAQRLAQEADLDLVEVAPNSKPPVVKIMDYGKFKYENAQKAKEARRNQANTVLKEVRFRLKIEAHDYQTKLKRAEGFLKAGDKVKAMILFRGREQSRPEQGVRLLRKFAEDVAEFGTVESNPTIDGRNMTMVVAPHKNKSEAKAEQNAQRAANKEAARAPRSDAEAPAE from the coding sequence ATGCCAACCGCCACCGAAGAGGAGTTCCGCATCAGCGATCCCCGCACCAATGAGCGCATCCGCGTTCCCGAGGTCCGACTCGTCGGCCCCAACGGCGAACAGGTCGGCGTCGTCCGCATCGAGGTTGCACAGCGTCTGGCTCAGGAGGCCGATCTCGATCTGGTCGAGGTCGCCCCCAACTCCAAGCCCCCCGTGGTCAAGATCATGGACTACGGGAAGTTCAAGTACGAGAACGCGCAGAAGGCCAAAGAGGCCCGCCGCAATCAGGCCAACACCGTCCTCAAAGAGGTGCGGTTCCGGCTGAAGATCGAGGCTCACGACTACCAGACCAAGCTCAAGCGCGCCGAAGGCTTCCTGAAGGCGGGCGACAAGGTCAAGGCCATGATCCTGTTCCGCGGCCGGGAGCAGTCCCGACCCGAGCAGGGCGTGCGCCTCCTTCGCAAGTTCGCCGAGGATGTCGCGGAGTTCGGGACCGTCGAGTCCAACCCCACGATCGACGGACGCAACATGACCATGGTGGTCGCACCGCACAAGAACAAGTCCGAGGCCAAGGCCGAGCAGAACGCGCAGCGCGCCGCCAACAAGGAAGCCGCGCGCGCTCCGCGCAGCGACGCCGAGGCACCGGCCGAATAA
- the rpmI gene encoding 50S ribosomal protein L35 — MPKQKTHSGAKKRFKITGTGKLMKQQANLRHNFEGKPTKRTRRLSQDQVLAPGDAKVAKKLLGR, encoded by the coding sequence ATGCCGAAGCAGAAGACCCACTCGGGTGCCAAGAAGCGCTTCAAGATCACCGGCACCGGCAAGCTCATGAAGCAGCAGGCGAACCTCCGCCACAACTTCGAGGGGAAGCCCACCAAGCGCACCCGTCGCCTCTCGCAGGACCAGGTCCTCGCCCCGGGCGACGCCAAGGTCGCCAAGAAGCTGCTCGGTCGCTGA
- the rplT gene encoding 50S ribosomal protein L20 — MARVKRAVNAQKKRRVILERASGYRGQRSRLYRKAKEQVTHSLVYAYRDRRKRKGDFRRLWIQRINAAARQNGITYNRFIQGLGLAGVQVDRRMLAELAVNEPAVFASLVATAKQALPENVNAPKSA; from the coding sequence ATGGCCAGAGTAAAGCGGGCTGTCAACGCCCAGAAGAAGCGTCGCGTCATCCTCGAGCGCGCGTCCGGCTACCGCGGACAGCGTTCACGGCTGTACCGCAAGGCGAAGGAGCAGGTCACCCACTCGCTCGTCTACGCCTACCGCGACCGCCGCAAGCGCAAGGGCGACTTCCGCCGCCTGTGGATCCAGCGCATCAACGCCGCTGCCCGTCAGAACGGCATCACCTACAACCGGTTCATCCAGGGCCTCGGCCTCGCCGGGGTCCAGGTGGACCGTCGCATGCTCGCCGAGCTCGCGGTCAACGAGCCGGCGGTGTTCGCCTCGCTCGTCGCGACGGCCAAGCAGGCGCTGCCCGAGAACGTCAACGCTCCCAAGAGCGCCTGA
- a CDS encoding TrmH family RNA methyltransferase → MLENPRSPRVRAVAKLTKRSARQETGLFLLEGPQAAREVLAYRPATVVDLYATPTALDKHTEIRDAARDAGIEVSFASEAVLDAMADTVTPQGIVAVARQTPTSVRDVFASGPRLLAICEEVRDPGNLGTIIRAADAVGADAVILTGRTVDPYNPKVVRASTGSLFHLPVAVGVDLVSAVERARAAGVRVVAADVGGEDFLAHRPLLAEPTAWLFGNEARGLEPDAVGLADLSLRLPIYGAAESLNLATAASVCLYETAFAQRAVLAQG, encoded by the coding sequence GTGCTGGAGAATCCGCGGTCGCCGCGCGTGCGCGCCGTGGCGAAGCTCACCAAGCGCAGCGCTCGTCAGGAGACGGGGCTCTTCCTGCTCGAGGGGCCGCAGGCCGCCCGCGAGGTGCTGGCGTATCGGCCGGCCACGGTGGTCGATCTGTACGCCACGCCGACCGCGCTGGACAAGCACACCGAGATCAGGGATGCCGCGCGTGACGCCGGTATCGAGGTGTCTTTCGCCAGCGAGGCCGTCCTCGACGCGATGGCCGACACAGTCACTCCGCAGGGGATCGTCGCCGTCGCCCGGCAGACCCCCACCTCGGTGCGCGATGTGTTCGCCTCCGGGCCCCGGCTCCTCGCCATCTGCGAGGAGGTCCGCGATCCGGGCAACCTCGGCACGATCATCCGCGCCGCCGACGCGGTCGGCGCCGACGCGGTCATCCTGACCGGTCGCACCGTCGACCCTTACAACCCAAAGGTGGTCCGGGCGAGCACCGGTTCGCTCTTCCACCTCCCCGTGGCCGTCGGCGTCGACCTCGTCTCCGCCGTCGAGCGCGCGCGTGCGGCGGGGGTTCGCGTGGTTGCGGCGGATGTCGGGGGAGAGGACTTCCTCGCCCATCGCCCGTTGCTGGCAGAGCCCACGGCATGGCTGTTCGGCAACGAGGCGAGAGGGCTCGAACCCGACGCCGTGGGCCTCGCGGACCTGTCGCTGCGTCTGCCGATCTACGGTGCCGCGGAGTCGCTGAACCTCGCCACGGCTGCGAGCGTGTGCCTGTACGAGACCGCGTTCGCGCAGCGCGCGGTGCTCGCTCAGGGCTGA
- a CDS encoding amino acid ABC transporter ATP-binding protein produces MASDAPTAAPRTSNIAVRRGEPLVVIEHVDKHFGDLHVLKDIDTVVNRGEVVVVIGPSGSGKSTLCRAINRLETIDSGRIVIDGEPLPEEGKELARLRADVGMVFQSFNLFAHKTVLENVTLGPMRVRGMKRKEADDRAMQLLDRVGVANQAKKMPNQLSGGQQQRVAIARSLAMNPKLILMDEPTSALDPEMINEVLDVMVGLAGDGMTMIVVTHEMGFARKAADRVLFMDGGAIVEEATPEQFFTNPQSERAKDFLSKILEH; encoded by the coding sequence ATGGCATCTGATGCACCCACGGCGGCGCCGCGGACGTCCAACATCGCGGTTCGTCGCGGCGAGCCCCTCGTCGTGATCGAGCACGTCGACAAGCACTTCGGTGACCTCCACGTGCTGAAGGACATCGACACCGTCGTGAACCGCGGCGAGGTGGTCGTCGTGATCGGCCCCTCGGGATCGGGGAAGTCGACGCTGTGCCGCGCCATCAATCGCTTGGAGACGATCGACTCGGGGCGCATCGTGATCGACGGCGAGCCCCTCCCCGAGGAGGGCAAAGAGCTGGCGCGCCTGCGAGCGGACGTCGGCATGGTCTTCCAGTCGTTCAATCTGTTCGCACACAAGACCGTGCTCGAGAACGTCACCCTCGGCCCCATGCGGGTGCGAGGGATGAAGCGGAAAGAGGCCGACGATCGAGCGATGCAGCTGCTCGATCGGGTGGGCGTGGCCAATCAGGCCAAGAAGATGCCGAATCAGCTTTCCGGCGGCCAGCAGCAGCGGGTGGCGATCGCCCGCTCTCTGGCGATGAACCCGAAGCTCATCCTGATGGACGAGCCGACGAGCGCGCTCGACCCGGAGATGATCAACGAGGTGCTCGACGTGATGGTCGGGCTCGCCGGTGACGGGATGACGATGATCGTCGTGACGCACGAGATGGGGTTCGCCCGCAAGGCCGCCGATCGCGTTCTCTTCATGGATGGTGGCGCCATCGTCGAGGAGGCGACGCCCGAGCAGTTCTTCACCAACCCGCAGAGCGAGAGGGCCAAGGACTTCCTCTCCAAGATCCTCGAACACTGA
- a CDS encoding glutamate ABC transporter substrate-binding protein, which translates to MKRTRIPLIALAAAGALALSACAGGTDTEADPGGEASAPAEEVSFEEGTTMAELAEAGSITIGTKFDQPLFGLVGPSGVPEGFDVEIGKIIASELGISEDNIDWIETVSANREPFIENGQVDLVIATYTINDTRKEVVSFAGPYYMAGQSILVLADNEDIQSEEDLVGQPVCSVTGSTPAENLAELGAEPVLTDTYSNCLEPLRTGAVVAVSTDNVILAGLAAQNEGEFKVVGEPFTDEPYGIGLALDDTEFRMWINDVLEAAYEDGRYEEAWNSTAGTILPYVEPPTPDRY; encoded by the coding sequence ATGAAGCGAACGAGAATTCCCCTGATCGCACTGGCGGCGGCGGGCGCCCTCGCGCTGTCGGCATGTGCCGGCGGAACCGACACGGAGGCCGACCCTGGCGGCGAGGCGAGCGCCCCCGCCGAGGAGGTCAGCTTCGAAGAGGGCACGACGATGGCCGAACTCGCCGAAGCGGGAAGCATCACGATCGGCACGAAGTTCGATCAGCCCCTCTTCGGTCTGGTGGGGCCGTCGGGAGTGCCGGAAGGCTTCGACGTCGAGATCGGAAAGATCATCGCGTCCGAATTGGGCATCTCCGAGGACAACATCGATTGGATCGAGACGGTCTCGGCGAACCGCGAGCCGTTCATCGAGAACGGACAGGTCGATCTCGTCATCGCGACCTACACGATCAACGACACCCGCAAGGAGGTCGTCTCCTTCGCTGGGCCGTACTACATGGCCGGCCAGTCGATTCTCGTGCTCGCGGACAACGAGGACATCCAGAGCGAAGAGGATCTGGTCGGGCAGCCTGTGTGCTCGGTGACGGGATCCACACCCGCGGAGAACCTTGCGGAGCTGGGCGCCGAGCCTGTCCTGACCGACACCTATTCGAACTGCCTCGAGCCGCTGCGCACCGGGGCTGTGGTCGCTGTGTCGACCGACAACGTCATCCTGGCCGGGCTCGCTGCACAGAACGAGGGTGAGTTCAAGGTCGTCGGTGAGCCATTCACCGATGAGCCCTACGGCATCGGCCTCGCGCTCGATGACACCGAGTTCCGCATGTGGATCAACGATGTCCTGGAGGCCGCGTACGAGGATGGTCGCTACGAGGAGGCGTGGAACAGCACGGCGGGAACGATCCTGCCGTACGTCGAGCCGCCGACACCCGACCGCTACTGA
- a CDS encoding amino acid ABC transporter permease, translating into MEQYLNLWPTFWEGFRVTLLLLAVSGVLSLILGTLIAAMRISPIGSLRVFAAFWVEIARNTPLTLVFFFFAVVIPFLGVRLPFIPLAIAALAYYTSPFVAEALRSGINGVPVGQAEAARSIGLGFGQTVSLVVLPQAFRMTIPPLINVFIALTKNTSVAGGFFVVELFAATRALANANGNMVIAILLTAAALYLVITVPLGLLAGQIERRVVVQR; encoded by the coding sequence GTGGAACAGTACCTGAATCTGTGGCCCACATTCTGGGAAGGGTTCCGGGTGACGCTGCTGCTCCTCGCGGTCTCTGGTGTGCTGTCGCTCATCCTCGGCACGCTGATCGCCGCGATGCGCATCTCGCCCATCGGCTCACTGCGCGTCTTCGCCGCCTTCTGGGTCGAGATCGCGCGGAACACGCCGCTCACCCTCGTCTTCTTCTTCTTCGCCGTCGTGATTCCGTTCCTCGGCGTGCGACTGCCGTTCATCCCCCTGGCGATCGCCGCCCTGGCGTATTACACGTCCCCCTTCGTGGCCGAGGCGCTGCGGTCGGGCATAAACGGTGTGCCTGTCGGGCAGGCCGAGGCGGCGCGAAGCATCGGCCTGGGGTTCGGGCAGACGGTGTCACTCGTCGTTCTGCCGCAGGCGTTCCGCATGACGATCCCGCCCCTCATCAATGTCTTCATCGCCCTGACCAAGAACACCTCGGTGGCGGGCGGCTTCTTCGTCGTGGAGCTCTTCGCGGCCACGCGCGCGCTCGCCAATGCGAACGGCAACATGGTCATCGCCATCCTGCTCACCGCGGCCGCGCTCTACCTCGTGATCACCGTCCCGCTCGGCCTGCTCGCCGGACAGATCGAAAGGCGTGTGGTGGTTCAGCGATGA
- a CDS encoding ABC transporter permease subunit (The N-terminal region of this protein, as described by TIGR01726, is a three transmembrane segment that identifies a subfamily of ABC transporter permease subunits, which specificities that include histidine, arginine, glutamine, glutamate, L-cystine (sic), the opines (in Agrobacterium) octopine and nopaline, etc.), whose product MSAPSVLFDAPGPRARRLSLIASVIGAVIILGVLAWLIWILATPRVSGGVPVPAILDPVRWDIYLDPEVWGAIGRGVIATLQAAAVAAAGAILLGIAFSLMRSSAIAWVRIPTAWLIEFLRGMPLLLMMLFILLVASTGAFWAVVIALILYNGTLIGEALRAGLASLPRGQREAALSVGMREFQSKMLVEFPQAFRQMLPIIVAQLVVLLKDTSLGFIVGYNEIIRTMMNNLASFYGNRYLFSLFFVCLAIYLVINLSLSWFARWLARRTASGGRRAKPGAGTPGLADPTSAIRLADANAAAKASEYRGPR is encoded by the coding sequence ATGAGTGCTCCCAGTGTCCTCTTCGACGCCCCCGGACCCCGGGCGCGTCGGCTGTCGCTCATCGCCTCCGTCATCGGGGCGGTCATCATCCTGGGCGTCCTCGCGTGGCTCATCTGGATTCTCGCGACGCCGCGCGTCTCGGGGGGCGTGCCCGTCCCGGCGATCCTCGATCCCGTGCGCTGGGACATCTACCTCGATCCCGAGGTCTGGGGCGCGATCGGGCGCGGCGTCATCGCCACGCTGCAGGCGGCCGCCGTCGCCGCAGCCGGGGCGATCCTGCTCGGCATCGCGTTCTCCCTCATGCGCAGCTCCGCCATCGCCTGGGTGAGGATTCCCACGGCGTGGCTCATCGAGTTCCTGCGCGGGATGCCTCTGCTGCTGATGATGCTCTTCATCCTTCTCGTCGCGTCGACGGGAGCGTTCTGGGCCGTGGTGATCGCGCTCATCCTCTACAACGGCACCCTGATCGGCGAAGCGCTGCGGGCGGGCCTCGCCTCTCTGCCGCGCGGCCAGCGGGAGGCTGCGCTCAGCGTAGGGATGCGAGAGTTCCAGTCCAAGATGCTGGTGGAATTCCCCCAGGCCTTCCGGCAGATGCTGCCGATCATCGTCGCCCAGCTCGTCGTTTTGCTGAAGGACACGTCGCTCGGGTTCATCGTCGGATACAACGAGATCATCCGAACGATGATGAACAACCTGGCGAGCTTCTACGGCAACCGCTACCTCTTCTCGCTGTTCTTCGTCTGCCTGGCGATCTACCTCGTCATCAACCTGTCCCTGTCATGGTTTGCGCGATGGCTCGCCCGGCGCACGGCCAGCGGCGGGCGGCGCGCCAAGCCCGGAGCGGGGACCCCCGGGCTGGCCGATCCCACCTCGGCGATCAGGCTGGCCGACGCGAATGCCGCGGCGAAGGCGTCCGAGTACCGCGGTCCGCGGTGA
- the pheS gene encoding phenylalanine--tRNA ligase subunit alpha has product MSDNEQITPEVVEAAVQAALSAIAAASDSTSLKTARSAHSAEGSPLARLNARLRDVPSEKKAEFGKLIGQARGRVAQALAAREAEVAAAETAARLEAERIDVTALPARARVGARHPISLLQEQVADIFVGMGWEIAEGPELEHEWFNFDALNFDADHPARQMQDTFFIDPVDRHLVMRTHTSPVQVRSMLERDLPIYVLCPGRVYRTDEFDATHLPVFTQFEGLVIDRGITMAHLKGTLDHAARVLFGPEAKTRFRANYFPFTEPSAELDLWHPTFKGGARWIEWGGCGMVNPNVLRAAGIDPEEYSGFAFGMGIERTLMFRSDVQDMRDMAEGDVRFSEQFGMVV; this is encoded by the coding sequence GTGTCCGACAACGAGCAGATCACTCCCGAGGTGGTGGAGGCGGCCGTCCAAGCTGCCCTCTCCGCCATCGCCGCGGCATCCGACAGCACGTCTCTCAAGACTGCCCGTTCAGCTCACTCGGCGGAGGGATCGCCGCTGGCCCGCCTCAACGCGCGGCTGCGCGATGTGCCATCGGAGAAGAAGGCCGAATTCGGCAAGCTCATCGGACAGGCCCGCGGCCGCGTCGCCCAGGCACTCGCCGCCCGCGAGGCGGAGGTGGCGGCAGCCGAGACCGCCGCACGCCTGGAGGCGGAGCGCATCGATGTCACGGCCCTCCCCGCCCGTGCCCGGGTGGGGGCGCGGCATCCGATCTCCCTTCTTCAGGAGCAGGTCGCCGACATCTTCGTCGGCATGGGCTGGGAGATCGCCGAGGGTCCCGAGCTCGAGCACGAGTGGTTTAACTTCGACGCCCTGAACTTCGACGCCGACCACCCGGCCCGCCAGATGCAGGACACGTTCTTCATCGACCCGGTCGATCGTCACCTGGTGATGCGCACGCACACGAGCCCTGTGCAGGTGCGCTCGATGCTCGAGCGCGACCTGCCGATCTACGTCCTGTGCCCCGGGCGGGTCTACCGCACCGACGAGTTCGACGCCACGCACCTGCCGGTCTTCACGCAGTTCGAGGGCCTCGTCATCGACAGGGGCATCACGATGGCTCACCTGAAGGGCACGCTCGATCACGCGGCCCGCGTGCTGTTCGGTCCCGAGGCGAAGACCCGGTTCCGCGCCAACTACTTCCCCTTCACCGAGCCGTCGGCGGAGCTCGATCTTTGGCACCCGACCTTCAAGGGCGGTGCGCGCTGGATCGAGTGGGGCGGATGCGGGATGGTGAACCCCAATGTGCTGCGCGCGGCGGGAATCGACCCCGAAGAGTACTCGGGCTTCGCGTTCGGGATGGGGATCGAGCGGACACTGATGTTCCGCAGCGATGTGCAGGACATGCGCGACATGGCCGAGGGCGATGTGCGCTTCAGTGAGCAGTTCGGGATGGTGGTGTGA